In Juglans microcarpa x Juglans regia isolate MS1-56 chromosome 8D, Jm3101_v1.0, whole genome shotgun sequence, the following are encoded in one genomic region:
- the LOC121243512 gene encoding agamous-like MADS-box protein MADS9, with amino-acid sequence MGRGKIEIKRIENSSNRQVTYSKRRNGIIKKAKEISVLCDAKVSLVILGSSGKMHDYCSPSTSLVDLLENYHKQSGKIRLWDAKHENLSNEIDRIKKENDNMQIELRHLKGEDISSMNDAKELVLLEEALENGLSSIRERKMDFLKMAKKNEKILEEENKHLNLILHQQEIAMGTISRDVADDYEQRVIRDYNSQMPFAFRVQPIQPNLQERM; translated from the exons ATGGGGAGAGGCAAGATTGAGATCAAGAGGATAGAGAACTCAAGCAACAGGCAGGTCACCTACTCAAAGAGGAGGAATGGGATCATAAAGAAGGCCAAGGAAATCAGTGTTCTATGTGATGCTAAAGTTTCCCTTGTTATCTTAGGGAGCTCCGGAAAGATGCATGACTACTGCAGCCCTTCAACTTC GCTGGTCGATCTGTTGGAGAATTACCATAAGCAGTCTGGGAAGATCAGGTTGTGGGATGCGAAGCATGAG AACCTCAGCAATGAAATTgatagaatcaagaaagagaaCGACAACATGCAGATTGAGCTgag GCACTTGAAGGGGGAGGATATCTCATCAATGAACGACGCAAAAGAGCTCGTGCTCCTGGAGGAAGCCCTTGAAAATGGTCTTTCCAGTATCCGCGAGAGGAAG ATGGACTTCTTGAAGATGGCTAAGAAAAAT GAGAAGATTTTGGAAGAGGAGAATAAGCACCTTAATTTGATTCTG CACCAACAGGAGATTGCCATGGGAACAATTAGCAGAGATGTGGCGGATGATTATGAGCAGCGAGTGATTAGGGACTATAATTCTCAGATGCCTTTTGCCTTCCGTGTGCAGCCAATTCAGCCAAATCTACAGGAAAGGATGTAA